A segment of the Bacillus carboniphilus genome:
AGTATTTTCATAGACATTTTACTTTCTAATAAGTTGTAGATACCAGCAGAACCACAGCAGTATTCGGCTCCATCAAGCTCGACATACTCAACATTTTGGATGGATTTAAGGATGTCTCTTGGTTCATTGACCACTTTCGAAACATTTCTTAAATGACATGAATCCTGATAGGTCACAATTACACTTTGTTTGGACTTCATGTTCACATTTGAAATATCCAGCTTAGTAAGAATACTTGATATGTCGATAACTTTTTCTTGAAAGCGTAAAGCTCTATCATGCCACTCAGAATCTCGCTCTAATACAAATGGGTAGTCATGTAAAAAAGCACCACAGCCTCCAGCATTGTTAACGATATAATCTATATCCATGGCTTCGAAAGCTTCAATATTACGTTTGGCTAAAGACGCTGCTCTATCTTTCTCACCACTATGGGCATGAAGAGCGCCACAACAACCTTGTTGCTCTGGAATCCACACTTCACATCCCGCTTTCTGAAGAAGTGCGATTGTGTATTGATTCGTTTTTGTAAACATGGTATCCATCAAACAACCAGTAAAAAAGGCAACGGTCGATTTTCTCTCTCCGATTGCTGGAAAAAGTGTTCCTCGAGTTTTGTGTTCTTTTTGCTTTGGAATCGCAGGAAGGATTTTTTCCATTTGTCGCATTGGTTCGGGAAACAAATGAAGGAAACCTATTTTTCTACTAAGCTTTTGGATTCCTGATTTTTGATAAAATCTAATCAAGCCAGTAGCCTTACTCATATTTCTCTTGTCTTCAAATAAATAACCAAATGCAATGTTTCGAACAGTTTTTTCCATCATACCTTTGTTCTTCGACTCATGGATGACAGCTCTTGCGTTTTCTAAAATATGACCATATTGAACTCCTGCCGGGCAAGCTGGTTCACACGCACGGCATCCAAGGCAAACATTCAAGGAATTCTCAATATCATCGTCCCATGAAACAAAACCATCTCGAACCGCCTTGATTAAAGCAATCCTACCTCTTGGAGAATGAGCCTCATCCTGACCCGTTTGTATATAAGTTGGACAGGCGGGGAGACAAAACCCACACCTCATACAATCTAAAAGACTTTCTTCATCAATTTCTTCATTAAACCCTTGTTGTATTTTTTGTTGAAGAGCTGTTTGTGTCATTAGTAACCACCACACGTTTCTTTGAACTCTTGGCAAACACCTTTCCGGGGTTCATTATATGAGTTGGATCCAATGCATCCTTAATACTTTTCATTACATGGATTCCTTCTTTACCAAGTTTCCATTCTAGGTAGGGCGCCTTCATTTCCCCAACACCATGTTCACCCGTTATCGTTCCACCTAAGTCAATGGAAGCAGAGAAAATTTCAGCAAAGGCTTCCTCAACTCTTTCCATCTCCTCTTTATTCCTTGCATCTGTTAAACAGGTAGGATGTAAATTCCCATCGCCTGCATGACCAAATGTACAAATTGTTACATTGTGCTTTTCTGCAATACTACGAATTTTTCGTACCATTTCTGCTATTTTGGATCTAGGTACAGTCGCATCCTCCAATATGGTAGTAGGAGTTTTTCTAGCTAGAGCAGATAACGCAACACGTCTTGCAGTCCTAAGATCTTCTGCTTCTTCTTGTGTTGATGCCAGTGTTACTTTCCTAGCATGATTAGCTTTGCAAACCTGTTCCATCCGCTTCATTTCATCTCTAACTACTTCTTCAGGACCATCCTGTTCAAGGAGAAGAACCGCTTCTACATCGGTTGGTAACCCAATCTTTGTATATTCCTCCACAACCTCTATGGTTGCCTGATCCATAAATTCTAGTGTTGCTGGAATTATTTTGGACGCAATTATTTTAGATACCGTTTCAGCAGCATGTTCCAATGAATCATAGAATGCTAGCATTGTTTCTTTATATGTAGGTTTTGGGAGTAGTTTTAGGGTAGCTTCTGTTACAATGCCTAATGTTCCTTCTGAACCTACAAATAAACTAGTTAGATCATACCCAGCTACATCCTTAGCTAATTTCCCACCAGTCTTAACGATATCTCCGTTAGCCATTACCACTTCTAATCCGTACACGTAATCACGAGTTACACCGTATTTTAACCCACGGAGTCCCCCAGAGTTTTCATTGATATTTCCGCCTATGGTTGAAATCTTCATGGAACTTGGATCAGGTGGGTAAAACAAGTCAAATTTTTCTACGTAGTCAATCAAGTCTTTCGTAATCACACCCGGTTGAACTGTAACCGTTAAGTTTTCTTCATCCAATTCTATGATTTTGTTCATATGCTTAAACAAAAGAACAATCCCACCTGATGAAGGAACAGTACCAGCTGCAAGGTTGGTACCAGACCCTCTTGGTACAATTGGTATTTTCTTTGACTGACAAAGACGAATGATTTCAGATACTTCTTTCGTATTTCTTGGAGATACAATAGCATCAGGAAGCGACTGGTATTGAGCTGTAGCATCATACGAATATGCCAGCCTATGAACAGTGGAAGCCTGAACATTTTCCTCACCGACAATTTCTTTTAGTAGACCTATAAATTTTTCCGATAGTATGTTACTCACCTCTTCCGAATCAATGTAAGTGTTTACAATTAGTATATAGTGGTTTGTTATTTGAATCTATGTGTATAAAAACAAAAAAACAGCCAGTTAATGACTGTTTTTTGTATCTTCATACATAAATCGGTAGGCAACATATAACATTACTAAATGATGGATGTTATTAAGATCCAATGAGGTAATTTCTTCTATTTTTCTTAATCGATAATGCAGGGTGTTTATATGTATATGGAGTTCTCTTGCCGCTTCTTTATTTGATAAGTTGTTTTGAAACCAAGCCTGGAGAGTCCTCAACAATACCTCTTCGTTTTGAATAGGTAAGATCGTCCTCTTTATGAATTCTCTTTTAGCTTCTTCAGGTAGAGAATATTGAAGGATGTCAAATTGCAGCTCTTCCTCAAAAACTACCCCATTTCGTTTCGTTGCTACCAAAACAGCACGTTCTGCTTGGTTATAGGACTTAAGTATAGCTTTAGGATCAACTTTCTGACCTACACCAGCGATACAACGGCCCTTTGTATATGGTGATAGGATATTCAGTAAGGTTTCAACATCTTGCTTTTTTATGCTGTTTGTTTCGATAGGAATGAAAACTAATAATTTCTCTTGGCCCCACCTTATGAATAATGCCCCTTCGTATGAACGCCACTGCTTTTGAATTGTTTCAATATCAGAAAAAGTAAGCTGAAAGGGATCGTCGGCAGACTTGATAACAAGAACCTGGTGATAAGAGTACATGTCCACTTGAAAAAAAGAACTTCTCTCGATTAAATCTTCACCCCATTGATCTGCATGAAGCCAATCAAAAACAAACAACTCTAGCTCCCTTGTTAACCTTTCTTGTTCCTCACGATAAGAATTCTCTTGAATAAAGAGCTCAGTTACTCGTTTTAACAATTGTCCATAGGGAGCTACGACTTCCGGTTTTCCAGTAATTCCGATCACTCCAAGTGGCTTTTCATGAATCATTAGTGGAAGAACAATACCAAAACGAACTCCTTTTAACTTTTTAACCTTTTCTTCTGTCATATGAATAGCTTGTTTATCACGAATAGCAAGTACTGCTCCTTCATGGAATTCACCAATTCGAGACGGATTAGTACTAGCCCTTATAATACCTTCAATATCAGTTACAATTACTTCTTCATTCATCAATTTCTTTACTTCTTCTACAATTCTTTGAGCCAAATTTTCATTTAATAGCACTTTCTTCACCTCTTGTATGGCGAATCGTATATTCTATTACGTATTCTACATCTAATATAAAAAAATTTGTTTACATTTCACAAATTATTTTGCATAACAAACGTATGTTCGTATATAATATTTATATAAAGATGAGGTGATTCACTGTGAAGAAACGATTGATACGATGGCAATTAGAAGGAATTCCAGTCGAAATTATTTATGAATCAAAATCTCATACCTATACTCAAAGAAAAATTAAAATTATGGATATCCAAGACGAACGGGTCGTTGCATATTGTTTTTTACGCGATCAAATTCGGACCTTTAACCTGGAACAAATATTATCTGTTTTTCCTGTTGGCTTTAATAGGAATAAAAGTTATAAAAATAAACACCGAACAAAAACTAGCTAACTTTGTCGAATATTGCCTAGGGAATAAGGCATGTAAAAATCCCGTATCCTCCATAGAGAATACGGGATTTTTTTATGCTTCTAATGTAGATGGTGCTTCTTTAACACCTTTATCTCGCTTGATTACAAATTGCACTATTAACATGACTACAAATAGACCTAATCCATAAAGGTCAGAATTACCTTCCGGATACATTAACATTAGACCGGCAGCAACACTTAAGATTCGTTCAACCCAATGTAGCTTTCTATACCAGAATCCAATGAGGCCACCACCAATTGCAATCATTCCCGTAAGGGCTGTGAACAATATCCAGATAATACCCGTCCAGGTCACATCAATCATGAGTAACTGTGGTTGTAAAACAAACATATAAGGGATGATAAAGGCTGCAATGGCAAGCTTCGATGCATTAAAGCCTGTTCTAATAGGCTCTCCACCCGATATACCACTGGCTGCAAATGCAGCTAATGCTACAGGTGGTGTAATATCTGCCACAATACCGAAGTAGAAGACAAACATATGCGCTGCAAGAATAGGAATAGCTACCTCTAACTCACTATTCAAAGCAATTAACGCGGGTAAAGCAATCGTTGATGTAATAATATAGTTTGCTGTTGTTGGAGAACCCATCCCTAAAATAATAGATGCAATCATTGTTAAGAATAAAGTTAACAATAATTGAATTTCAGGCGTACTAGCAATAGCTCCAGCAATATCTACTAAACTATTTCCAAGCTTTAGACCTAAACCTGTTTTCGTTACAACCCCAACAATTATCCCGGCACAAGCAGTCGCTGCAGCAACTCCAAGAGCCGTTCTAGCCCCATCTGTAAGTGCTCTTACAAATTTGACAGGGGTAATTCTTGTATCTTTACGGAATAAACTTACCAAAATAACTACGACAATACCTAATAGAGCAGAACGTTCAATACTCATACCACTAAACAAGAACCAAACAATGGCAAGGATTGGAGTTAAAAGGTAAATCTTTTTAAACACTTCTTTTTTATCAGGCATTTCGTCTTTTGAAAGCCCTAACAGACCAATTCTTTTCGCTTCAAAATGGGTCATAATCCAAATTCCGGAGAAATAAAGCAGTGCTGGAATAACAGCAGCTTTTGCTATCTCCCAATAACCTACACCTGCAAATTCAATCATTAGAAATGCAGCTGCACCCATGATTGGCGGCATAATTTGCCCACCTGTTGAAGCTGCTGCCTCAACAGCACCCGCGAATTCCTTTCGGTATCCTAGCTTTTTCATTAGTGGAATCGTATAGGAACCAGAAGTAACCGTGTTAGCAACCGAGCTACCAGAGATTGTACCTTGTAGGGCACTGGAGAAAATGGCTACCTTTGCTGGACCACCAATACGTCTACCAGCAATTGTAATAGCTAGTTCATTAAAATAGTTTCCAACACCTGTCTGTACTAAAAATGCTCCAAACAAAAGAAATAAGAAGATATACGTAGAGGAAACCTGTAATGGTGTACCTAAAATACCTTCTGTTGTAAAGAACATAGACTTAATTAACTGATTAAGATCTAGTCCACGATGAGCTAACATACCTGGCATGTTTGGCCCAAGTAATGCATAAATGAGAAAAACAACTGCAATAATCGTAATTGGTAGTCCAACAGCTCTTCTAGTTGCTTCTAGTACAAGAAGAATCGCAATTCCACCAACAATTACTTGAGCTTGAGTTATTCCACCAATCTGTTGTACGAGCTGTTCGTAAAAGAATGGCCAATAAGCACTGACAACTATGGATATGAGCGCAAGCAGGTAATCATACCATGCAACTTTCCTCTTGTTTCCATTCTTCCTCGCAGGGAATAAAAGAAAAATTAAAGCTAATGCAAATCCTAAGTGTACAGTCCTTTGGATATAAGCTGTATATTGACCAAAAATACCCGTATATAGTTGAAATAAGGAAAATGATAAAAGAAGTACAAATACGATAATGGCTGCTATTCCAGCTAAATTTCGTGTATTTGCCTCTCTGTCATACTTTTTTAAAAGCTCTTCTTGCTGTTCTGCTGTTAGGTTTTCAGCTGCTTTACTCATGTATCTTCACTCCTTTCAAATACTGCCATAGGTTTAAACGATCAACCTTCATAGTAAAAAAGGCTCCTGGTTCAAAATATTCATTAAACCTGACCATTTTTTCCCCATTCTCTCCCCAGACCAGACGGTGCTCTGAGACAGTTCTTCCATTTCGAATATTGATTGTTGGGAAGACTCTTTCCATATCTTTTATATGATACTTACCATTTTCATAAACAAAGGTTTCTCCTTTGCCAGCATTGGAAGGCATTCCAATACCAAAATGTTCATAGATCATTTCATATTCTTCAAATTCATGCTTTTCAGTTACTCTAAATTTTTCAACTACATCAGTTAAGTGAATGGAATGTTTCCAAATAATTTGAAAGGTTTCCCCTTTTTCTATGGGGAGAAAGGCTTGGATTTGTGATGTATTTTGCTTATAAAATACTAGTGCTGTTCGGAAAGGTATCATAAAACAAACGAATAGAACAACAAGGATCATGAGGGCTGTGATGAGTAGTTTCTTTTGTCTGAAAAGCTTCTTCATTCAAATCCACCTTACATAGAAAATGAAAAGTATGGATATGTCACCATATTATTCATTTTCTTCTTTAAAAAGAAGGAACGACCGGCTATAAGCCTATAAAAATAGGTTTACGGCCGGCCTATTAAACATGTACTCTATTGTACCAAATTCTAATTTTAATTCAATTACTTAGAAATTCCTTCTTCATCAAAGTACTTCTTAGCACCAGGATGAAGATCAATTCCTAATCCGTCAAGTGCAGATTCTTTTGTAATGAATGCACCTTTTGCATGAGAAATCTTATCTACGTTTTCAAAAATAGCTTTTGTAATGTCATATACTACATCTTCAGATAGTTCATCTGAAACAGCAAGCATTGCAAGTACAGCTACAGTTGTAACGTCACTACCTAATCCATAAGTACCTTCAGCAATTACATCTTTAGCATAGTATGGGTACTTGGCAATTAGCTCATCAATTTTGTCTTCCGCAACAGGAACAATTGCAATATCAGTTGTAGCAGACAAACCTTCAACGGCACCAGTAGGTGTACCTGAAGTAATGAATGCTGCATCGATATTACCATCTTGGATTCCACCAGTAGACTCACCAAAGTCTAGGTTTTGTGCATCAATATCGTCCATAGTC
Coding sequences within it:
- a CDS encoding CdaR family transcriptional regulator, whose product is MLLNENLAQRIVEEVKKLMNEEVIVTDIEGIIRASTNPSRIGEFHEGAVLAIRDKQAIHMTEEKVKKLKGVRFGIVLPLMIHEKPLGVIGITGKPEVVAPYGQLLKRVTELFIQENSYREEQERLTRELELFVFDWLHADQWGEDLIERSSFFQVDMYSYHQVLVIKSADDPFQLTFSDIETIQKQWRSYEGALFIRWGQEKLLVFIPIETNSIKKQDVETLLNILSPYTKGRCIAGVGQKVDPKAILKSYNQAERAVLVATKRNGVVFEEELQFDILQYSLPEEAKREFIKRTILPIQNEEVLLRTLQAWFQNNLSNKEAARELHIHINTLHYRLRKIEEITSLDLNNIHHLVMLYVAYRFMYEDTKNSH
- the glcD gene encoding glycolate oxidase subunit GlcD, which translates into the protein MLSEKFIGLLKEIVGEENVQASTVHRLAYSYDATAQYQSLPDAIVSPRNTKEVSEIIRLCQSKKIPIVPRGSGTNLAAGTVPSSGGIVLLFKHMNKIIELDEENLTVTVQPGVITKDLIDYVEKFDLFYPPDPSSMKISTIGGNINENSGGLRGLKYGVTRDYVYGLEVVMANGDIVKTGGKLAKDVAGYDLTSLFVGSEGTLGIVTEATLKLLPKPTYKETMLAFYDSLEHAAETVSKIIASKIIPATLEFMDQATIEVVEEYTKIGLPTDVEAVLLLEQDGPEEVVRDEMKRMEQVCKANHARKVTLASTQEEAEDLRTARRVALSALARKTPTTILEDATVPRSKIAEMVRKIRSIAEKHNVTICTFGHAGDGNLHPTCLTDARNKEEMERVEEAFAEIFSASIDLGGTITGEHGVGEMKAPYLEWKLGKEGIHVMKSIKDALDPTHIMNPGKVFAKSSKKRVVVTNDTNSSSTKNTTRV
- a CDS encoding DUF1850 domain-containing protein, whose amino-acid sequence is MKKLFRQKKLLITALMILVVLFVCFMIPFRTALVFYKQNTSQIQAFLPIEKGETFQIIWKHSIHLTDVVEKFRVTEKHEFEEYEMIYEHFGIGMPSNAGKGETFVYENGKYHIKDMERVFPTINIRNGRTVSEHRLVWGENGEKMVRFNEYFEPGAFFTMKVDRLNLWQYLKGVKIHE
- a CDS encoding (Fe-S)-binding protein, which gives rise to MTQTALQQKIQQGFNEEIDEESLLDCMRCGFCLPACPTYIQTGQDEAHSPRGRIALIKAVRDGFVSWDDDIENSLNVCLGCRACEPACPAGVQYGHILENARAVIHESKNKGMMEKTVRNIAFGYLFEDKRNMSKATGLIRFYQKSGIQKLSRKIGFLHLFPEPMRQMEKILPAIPKQKEHKTRGTLFPAIGERKSTVAFFTGCLMDTMFTKTNQYTIALLQKAGCEVWIPEQQGCCGALHAHSGEKDRAASLAKRNIEAFEAMDIDYIVNNAGGCGAFLHDYPFVLERDSEWHDRALRFQEKVIDISSILTKLDISNVNMKSKQSVIVTYQDSCHLRNVSKVVNEPRDILKSIQNVEYVELDGAEYCCGSAGIYNLLESKMSMKILDEKMEKVKETNAAIIVTSNPGCLLQMKLGIERAGVSDRMQAVHLVDFLSDYVEVN
- a CDS encoding TRAP transporter permease, with protein sequence MSKAAENLTAEQQEELLKKYDREANTRNLAGIAAIIVFVLLLSFSLFQLYTGIFGQYTAYIQRTVHLGFALALIFLLFPARKNGNKRKVAWYDYLLALISIVVSAYWPFFYEQLVQQIGGITQAQVIVGGIAILLVLEATRRAVGLPITIIAVVFLIYALLGPNMPGMLAHRGLDLNQLIKSMFFTTEGILGTPLQVSSTYIFLFLLFGAFLVQTGVGNYFNELAITIAGRRIGGPAKVAIFSSALQGTISGSSVANTVTSGSYTIPLMKKLGYRKEFAGAVEAAASTGGQIMPPIMGAAAFLMIEFAGVGYWEIAKAAVIPALLYFSGIWIMTHFEAKRIGLLGLSKDEMPDKKEVFKKIYLLTPILAIVWFLFSGMSIERSALLGIVVVILVSLFRKDTRITPVKFVRALTDGARTALGVAAATACAGIIVGVVTKTGLGLKLGNSLVDIAGAIASTPEIQLLLTLFLTMIASIILGMGSPTTANYIITSTIALPALIALNSELEVAIPILAAHMFVFYFGIVADITPPVALAAFAASGISGGEPIRTGFNASKLAIAAFIIPYMFVLQPQLLMIDVTWTGIIWILFTALTGMIAIGGGLIGFWYRKLHWVERILSVAAGLMLMYPEGNSDLYGLGLFVVMLIVQFVIKRDKGVKEAPSTLEA